The Methanomicrobia archaeon genome segment ATTATCCCTTCAATGAGTCATCTACGGTCGGAAACGAGGCAATGTTTCTCATCGAAGGATTTAGAAGAGGACGTTATCCCCCCGCTCTATGCTCAATTTACTATTTTGACGGTAATACGGACGAATTGAGAACGTGGTGGAGCAACCAAACGGGGTACTAAGGTGCGGCTGAGCAACCGCAGATAGATAACGCAGCGCATGCCCCTTTACTCATCATCGCAGGTATCTTTCTCTTAGCCCGGCCAGCTCACCTACTGGCAAGTTGTGATGGTGCTGCTCAGGATAATTCCACGATCGTCTGTATCGGAGTAACGCAGAGGATAAGCATAATCATGTGAAGACGCGTATAAGAGAAGCAGGTGGATGAACAGAAGGCGATCTCCGCTACCCTTACGATGCGAAGCGAAGCGAAGGAATCGGTCCCTAGCTATCCTCGGGTCAGGTGGTGCATGTAGATAATGCTAACCTATGAGAAGGCGCTGAAGAAGCTTGAAGAGCATAAGACTGAAATAAACTTGTACGGCGCGAAGCGAATAAGGCTCTTTGGCTCTCATATGCGAAATGAGCAAACTCCAGGGAGTGACCTCGACGTTTTGGTGGAGTTTGAACACGGAAAGAAAACGTTCGATAACTACATGGACCTGAAATTCTTCCTGGAAGAATTATTTGAAAGGGGGGAGCCTTAAATTGATCTTGTGGGAGCATTAAAAACGATGTCACAACAAAGCGGTCCAAAACTACTCTACATCAATAACCTGAGAACAGTGCTGATCACACTCATTGTCATGCTCCATATCGCCATTACGTACGGTGCAACTGGTTCTTGGTATTACTACGAACATACCGGGGACGTTATCTCTGCGGTTCTTCTCACGCTCTTCACTGCGGTTGTGCAGTCCTTTGTCTTAGGATTCTTCTTTATGATTTCCGGGTACCTCACGCCAGGATCGTATGCTCGAAAGGGACCGAGAACGTATTTGAAGGGCAGATTTATCCGGTTAGGCATTCCCCTCGTGGTCTATTTTTTCGGTATCAACCCACTCATAGTGTATACGCTCTACGTCAGGTCGATGGGTGACTCGGTGCGCCTCCAGGATTTCTTTGGGACAGGTCCGCTCTGGTTTGTTCAGGCGTTACTGATCTTTTGTGTTGGTTATACCTTATGGAAGGTATTAAGCCCAGAAAATGTGAGCGGATTAAAGCAACAGCCGCAAAGCAGTCAGATCCTCGTCTTCGTCCTTATGCTATCACTTGCTAATTTCCTCGTTCGAATATGGTGGCCGATTGGTGAGAGCTTTTCAAACCTCCAATTCGGCTTCTTCCCTGGCTATGTAAGCCTTTTTGTCATTGGCATTATAGCCTATGACAATAAGTGGTTTGATAATTTCTCTGATTCCGTTGGAATGAGATGGCTGAAGCTTGCAGTACCCGCTATTTTCCTATTTCCTGTGATTGGCGTAATGGGCGGTGCAGTCGAAGATGTAACTCCGTTCTTGGGCGGCATTCACTGGCAATCGTTAGCATATTCGCTGTGGGAAGCTTTTGTAGGCGCAGGTTTAATTGCTGGCCTCTTCGTTCTTTTTCGCAAAAGGTTTGATTCCCAGACGAGTTTTACCAGGACGCTATCGGACAACGCATATACCGTCTTCATAATTCATGCTCCAGTTATCGTGTTCGTTTCGTATGCACTGAGAGGACTCCCTATTTTTCCGCTGCTGAAATTCGCTTTAGTGTCGGTTTTAGGAGTGAGTCTTTGCTTCGTGATAAGTCATTGTATTGTACGCAGGATTCCCTATTCAGAGAAGGTTCTATAAGGTAATGACCGCAACATTCGCTCAGGCATCGTCTGCCTTCTAACAAGGGAGGCTAAAGCCCTACGTGCCTTTCGGGACACCGTTTTCTGCGATCGCAGCGCCACATTTATTAGTGCTTAGAATGTATCTAAATGGGAGTGAAAATGAGACGCACTCTGGAAACTACTAAAACTCCGAAAAAAGAGAGGCGGGACTATCTCAAAATAGCGGTTAAGGGCGTTTTTTCACTCTTATTCATTATCGCCTTCATTTTCCTCTTAGCTGGTAGATTAACGTACTGGCAGGGCTGGGTCTTCAGTATCGTCATGGTGCTGCTCGTTCTGATTCAGCTTATCGCGTTCGCCGATAAAACCGACCTTGCCCAGGAACGGTTCAAACCCGGACCAGGCACGAAGTGGTGGGACAAAGTATTCTGGGTATTGTATGCACCGCTATTCTTCGCTATCTTCATCATTGCATGTTTAGATGCCGGACGGTTTCTCTGGTCCCCCCACTTGCCGCTGGTGGTTTACGTAATCAGTTACATAGCATTCATCTTCTCGATTTACCTCTATTCCTGGGCGATGTGGGTAAACAAATGGTTCTCCAGCACGGTCCGCATCCAGACGGATCGAGCGCAGCAGGTGGTGCAGGACGGCCCGTACCGGTATGTCCGACATCCGGGCTACGTGGGCGGCATTCTCATGGCGATCAGCACCTCGTTGGTTCTGGGCTCGTTATGGGGGCTCATACCTGCGGTTTTTGTGGTTATACTGCTTATTATCCGCACCTACTTGGAAGACGTCACGTTACAAAAGGAATTGCCGGGCTATTTCAACTATACGAAAAAAGTACGGTATCGGCTTGTGCCTCGGATGTGGTAAGGTAAAAAGTGAAATAGAATATGCTCTTCGTTATATACTGAGACCATGCACTCCCAAAAACTAGAAATTGTTTACCGGAACCACCCGCTCCTGATCGACTATTTCATACTACGTCGTGCTGGAAACGACGCAGTAGTGTATCTCCACGGCTTGGGCTGCTCTAAGAACGATTTCTTAGAGGCCATAAATAGCCCCGAGCTGAAAGAGTACACGCTCGTCGGGTTCGATTTCCCCGGCTGCGGCAACTCCCCTTATCCTAGTGGTTTCCATCTCGAAATAGACGATCTGGTCGAGATCACGCACTTAGTACTATCGAAGCTGCAGATAGACGAGTTCGTCATTGTTGGCCACAGCATGGGCGGGCTCGTTGCTCTCTTGTACGCAGAGAGATATAAAGAGCACGTAAAAGGCTTCGTTAACGTAGAAGGTAATTTAGCGCCAGAAGACTGTTTCTTCTCCCGCGAGGTCACGCAGCATAGTTTCGATTATTTTACCACGGCCGCTCTTCCAGAGCTAAAGCGCCGCTTAACGCACTCACCGAACCGAGGATTCCGCAACTACGCGGAGACGTTAGGAAAAGCGTCTGAAAGAGCTTACTTTGATTACTCCCCTCCTTTAGTGGATTATTCTGATAGCGGTAGCTTGGTTCGACGGTTCATTGGACTACGAATGCCTAAACTGTTCGTCTACGGCTCTGAGAATCGCGGCTTGTCCTATTTGCCAACATTAAAAGAGGGCGGATGCGAAACGGTCGAAATACCTCGGAGCAATCATTTTCCCGGTTACGATAATCCGCACGCATTTTATCAGGCAATTGCCGCATTTTTGCAGACGAACGTCTCACGGTAAAAGAAGAACCAGAGACTGTAAAAAGGCTAATGGAAGGCTAACCTTTAACAGACCTCATATCAAATTTGTTTTAACTGTTAACGGTTAGTAAAGAGGAGGGATCTCCTTTGCGGCAAGATAAAAACTGGTATCAACAGCCGGTGGATCAGGTTTTTGACGCCTTACTCGCGAGCGCGCGGGGGCTCACGGTCAGTGAGGCAAAAACACGGCTTGAGCGCTATGGCTATAACGAATTGGTGTTCAAGAAACGGGGGCCGCTTGTCCGGTTCCTGATGCAGTTCCACAGCTCATTAATCTACGTGCTTATCATAGCCGCCATCGTTACCGCTTTTCTCAGCATTACGGGCGAAGGGGAGATGTGGATGGATACGGCAGTTATCCTGGCGGTCGTCCTTGCCAACGCCATAATCGGCTTCATTCAAGAGGGCAAAGCGGAAGCAGCGGCTGAAGCACTGGAGAAACTGATGACTCCTGAGTGCACCGTGCTCCGAGACGCTACGCAGGAGATTATCCCAGCACGGGAGTTGGTACCCGGTGACGTGGTTCTGCTGGACGAAGGCAAAAAGGTGCCCGCGGATTTGCGGCTGTTCTATATAAAGGACATGAGTGCAGATGAAGCGACACTCACTGGCGAGTCCGTGCCGGTAAGGAAGATGACCGAGCCGATTGCAAAGCCCAACTTAACACCCGCGGATCAGTACTGCATGGCGTTCAGCGGGACGTTCATCACCAACGGCTCGGGCAAGGGGGTGGTCGTCGCTACCGGCAAGCATGCCGAAATTGGCAGAATCGCGGAACTGGTGGAAGAGACAGAAGAGACCATCACACCGCTCATGCGAAAGATGGCGGATTTTACGCGATTGTTAATCATTGCGATCCTTGCCATTGCAGCGCTTAATTTCCTACTCGCAGTACGATTTGGCTTCCCTCCTGTGTATTCATTCCTTGCCTCGGTCTCGTTAGCGGTTGCCGCGATACCGGAAGGACTACCCGCGATACTCACCATTACCTTAGCGTTTGGCGCAATGACCATGGCACGGCGCAATGCGCTCATAAAGAAGTTACCGGCTGCAGAAACCCTCGGCGTCACGACGGTCATCTGCACTGATAAAACCGGCACGCTCACCAAGAACCAAATGACGGTATCGCGAATCTACAGCGGAGGCAGGGATTACATGGTGAGTGGTGTTGGCTATGAGCCCAAAGGAGAGTTCTTTCGGGGAGGGCTCACCATTAACCCTGAAAACGAGGGCGAAGCACTGACTGAAACCCTGAGAGGGGGTTATCTGTGCAACAACGCTGTGCTTGAAGAGTCTGAAGAAAGAAGGTACAGCATCGTTGGCGATCCTACAGAAGGGGCGCTCGTCGTTTCTGCACGTAAAGCGGGTATTTCCGACGACCGCGCCAAATTAGATGAGATACCGTTCTCTTCTGAGCAGCAGTACATGGCTACATTGCACGAGTGCCCGCGCGGGAATGCCATTTATGTG includes the following:
- a CDS encoding isoprenylcysteine carboxylmethyltransferase family protein, whose product is MRRTLETTKTPKKERRDYLKIAVKGVFSLLFIIAFIFLLAGRLTYWQGWVFSIVMVLLVLIQLIAFADKTDLAQERFKPGPGTKWWDKVFWVLYAPLFFAIFIIACLDAGRFLWSPHLPLVVYVISYIAFIFSIYLYSWAMWVNKWFSSTVRIQTDRAQQVVQDGPYRYVRHPGYVGGILMAISTSLVLGSLWGLIPAVFVVILLIIRTYLEDVTLQKELPGYFNYTKKVRYRLVPRMW
- a CDS encoding acyltransferase family protein translates to MSQQSGPKLLYINNLRTVLITLIVMLHIAITYGATGSWYYYEHTGDVISAVLLTLFTAVVQSFVLGFFFMISGYLTPGSYARKGPRTYLKGRFIRLGIPLVVYFFGINPLIVYTLYVRSMGDSVRLQDFFGTGPLWFVQALLIFCVGYTLWKVLSPENVSGLKQQPQSSQILVFVLMLSLANFLVRIWWPIGESFSNLQFGFFPGYVSLFVIGIIAYDNKWFDNFSDSVGMRWLKLAVPAIFLFPVIGVMGGAVEDVTPFLGGIHWQSLAYSLWEAFVGAGLIAGLFVLFRKRFDSQTSFTRTLSDNAYTVFIIHAPVIVFVSYALRGLPIFPLLKFALVSVLGVSLCFVISHCIVRRIPYSEKVL
- a CDS encoding nucleotidyltransferase domain-containing protein; translated protein: MLTYEKALKKLEEHKTEINLYGAKRIRLFGSHMRNEQTPGSDLDVLVEFEHGKKTFDNYMDLKFFLEELFERGEP
- a CDS encoding HAD-IC family P-type ATPase, with the translated sequence MRQDKNWYQQPVDQVFDALLASARGLTVSEAKTRLERYGYNELVFKKRGPLVRFLMQFHSSLIYVLIIAAIVTAFLSITGEGEMWMDTAVILAVVLANAIIGFIQEGKAEAAAEALEKLMTPECTVLRDATQEIIPARELVPGDVVLLDEGKKVPADLRLFYIKDMSADEATLTGESVPVRKMTEPIAKPNLTPADQYCMAFSGTFITNGSGKGVVVATGKHAEIGRIAELVEETEETITPLMRKMADFTRLLIIAILAIAALNFLLAVRFGFPPVYSFLASVSLAVAAIPEGLPAILTITLAFGAMTMARRNALIKKLPAAETLGVTTVICTDKTGTLTKNQMTVSRIYSGGRDYMVSGVGYEPKGEFFRGGLTINPENEGEALTETLRGGYLCNNAVLEESEERRYSIVGDPTEGALVVSARKAGISDDRAKLDEIPFSSEQQYMATLHECPRGNAIYVKGSPERVLQLCQKQLVNGQSEPLRSDVILAKASELAGEALRVLGMAYKLVPAEKRELNREDLEGLTFLGLQGMIDPPREEVMEAVKKCKRAGIRVVMITGDHAQTAKAIAQQIGIGEDDARVLIGEELSRMSDDELYEVVDTVSVYARAAPEHKFRITKQLQRRGHITAVTGDGVNDAPALKAADIGIAMGITGTEVSKEASDIILTDDNFASIVAAVEEGRYVYDNIRKIILYTLPTNGGQTMLVLGAILLAPFLPIFNPHLGGSLPIAPVQILWINLLDAVALALPLIREPKEKGLLDRPPRSPDERIIDSPFFKKVGIVSLAMALAGFFMYYIATRICAGDPEVLTEAQTAAFTTVMLVHICYLFTARSITESAFRFSPFSNKWVLIGAALTLGLQLIIIYAPPFIGINPLRTALLPAECWLVMVILAIPIFFIIEFEKFLTKRREERRAGFKA
- a CDS encoding alpha/beta hydrolase; its protein translation is MHSQKLEIVYRNHPLLIDYFILRRAGNDAVVYLHGLGCSKNDFLEAINSPELKEYTLVGFDFPGCGNSPYPSGFHLEIDDLVEITHLVLSKLQIDEFVIVGHSMGGLVALLYAERYKEHVKGFVNVEGNLAPEDCFFSREVTQHSFDYFTTAALPELKRRLTHSPNRGFRNYAETLGKASERAYFDYSPPLVDYSDSGSLVRRFIGLRMPKLFVYGSENRGLSYLPTLKEGGCETVEIPRSNHFPGYDNPHAFYQAIAAFLQTNVSR